In Lentimicrobium sp. L6, a genomic segment contains:
- a CDS encoding MIT C-terminal domain-containing protein, with protein MEKVKLNLYISVDDLLEIVLLTPKDSFNDMLLKAKTGEEIYLYSEFVELVLNRSKLHLDCIDKFEEKASNPLFKQLLKKHTGSSFKLNFEDYQYLDDVDYSEVCEPNIIQFKDNAIINENRGYFTCSKANWNDKFPKLLKHTNIFINDKALNVWNEFKNTKLPSNSLIITDHYILDKKNDVKNNLEAMVDAILPSHLNTSYHISIITLDDDSLNVPAYFQKRLEKLTALRDYTIKINVYLVKKNKVHDRTILSNYWIAESGHGFDYYNEKGSIKGNHNTKLSISGINSVNYVYYEHIRLQMKSIIKDLEPVCTLNGSFKNRLLY; from the coding sequence ATGGAAAAAGTAAAACTCAATCTTTACATTTCAGTTGACGATTTATTGGAAATAGTATTGTTAACTCCTAAAGATTCCTTCAATGATATGCTTTTGAAGGCTAAAACTGGAGAAGAAATCTATTTATATTCAGAATTCGTAGAATTAGTACTCAATAGATCAAAATTGCATCTTGACTGCATAGATAAATTTGAGGAAAAAGCTAGTAATCCTTTATTTAAACAATTACTAAAAAAACATACTGGGAGTAGTTTCAAATTAAATTTTGAGGATTATCAGTATTTGGATGATGTAGATTATTCAGAAGTATGTGAACCCAATATAATTCAATTTAAGGATAATGCTATAATAAATGAAAATAGAGGGTACTTCACCTGTAGTAAAGCTAACTGGAATGATAAGTTCCCAAAACTACTAAAACATACCAATATCTTCATTAATGATAAAGCTTTGAATGTCTGGAATGAATTTAAGAATACTAAATTACCATCAAATAGTTTGATAATTACAGATCATTATATTTTAGATAAGAAAAATGATGTCAAGAATAATTTGGAAGCTATGGTGGATGCTATATTACCATCTCATTTAAATACTTCATATCATATTTCAATAATTACTTTAGATGACGATAGTCTAAATGTACCAGCCTATTTCCAGAAGCGATTAGAAAAATTAACTGCATTACGAGATTACACCATCAAGATAAATGTTTATTTAGTTAAAAAAAACAAAGTCCATGATAGGACAATATTATCAAATTATTGGATAGCAGAATCGGGGCATGGGTTTGATTATTATAATGAAAAAGGGAGTATTAAAGGAAACCATAATACCAAATTATCAATTTCAGGTATAAACAGTGTTAATTATGTTTATTATGAGCATATAAGACTTCAAATGAAATCTATTATTAAAGATTTAGAACCTGTTTGTACTTTAA